A genome region from Hymenobacter tibetensis includes the following:
- a CDS encoding glucosamine inositolphosphorylceramide transferase family protein has product MIKRAEVIRFGVLCQGPQLSVWESQVLEAVLLLGHTSLEVLLHTELPAAEAASTTRASTSLAWRFYRKWLYRPVALRRAPATAARNTPRLACTTQSLRGELGLDESTRAAVSKCQLDFIVSFVAQPTGRLFAGLAQLGVWGFQFGSWQNTAEVPISFWEVYTSQLTSYAALYRMTGSEECDVLQEGVFRTLLHSPTHSAAAMYKECANWPADICRGVMQGGELKRTGRQLAPPIVDFQPPANAALLAFLGRLSGRKLRQLYETYLQADQWNMGVVNRPIQDFLRPDSLRDAHVDAPPLPDRNVFYADSFARQEENKTVVYFEFYDYRVRRGNISRLSYPWQAGEVPAPVLSFPHHLSYPFLHGPYCMPEAWVTNSIRLYDLRAPVTDHTAGQLLLEAPAVDSTLLEYQGRHWLFYARMDRDPMLNLFIAYADTLEGPWHEHPQNPVKTTIRSARPGGPFFEHAGKLYRPAQDCAQDYGYGITINQVLTLTPTEYAEQEVAALTSPHPGYPDGLHTIAAVDEASTLIDFKRRRFIPFATLLALWITVSGVIPFKRKRR; this is encoded by the coding sequence ATGATAAAAAGGGCAGAAGTAATTCGGTTTGGGGTGCTTTGCCAGGGGCCCCAACTAAGTGTATGGGAAAGCCAAGTACTGGAAGCTGTCCTGCTCCTTGGCCATACGTCGCTGGAAGTTTTGCTTCACACCGAGTTGCCAGCAGCAGAGGCAGCATCTACCACGAGGGCCAGCACTAGCCTTGCGTGGCGCTTCTACCGCAAGTGGCTTTATCGGCCCGTGGCCCTCCGGCGTGCTCCCGCCACTGCTGCCCGCAACACCCCACGTCTTGCTTGCACTACCCAGTCGTTGCGCGGTGAACTGGGCTTGGACGAGTCTACGAGGGCAGCAGTAAGCAAGTGCCAGCTCGACTTCATCGTAAGCTTTGTTGCGCAGCCAACCGGGCGTTTGTTTGCCGGGTTAGCTCAACTGGGGGTGTGGGGTTTTCAGTTTGGTTCGTGGCAGAACACGGCGGAAGTGCCCATTAGCTTTTGGGAGGTATATACGAGCCAGCTGACTAGCTATGCGGCATTGTATCGGATGACTGGTTCCGAAGAATGTGACGTGCTACAGGAGGGGGTTTTCCGAACGTTGCTGCACAGCCCTACCCATAGCGCGGCAGCTATGTACAAGGAATGCGCAAACTGGCCGGCCGATATCTGCCGGGGGGTAATGCAGGGTGGTGAGCTGAAGCGCACAGGCCGTCAGCTGGCGCCTCCCATTGTGGATTTCCAACCCCCAGCAAACGCGGCCTTGCTGGCTTTTCTGGGGCGTTTGAGTGGCAGAAAGCTTCGGCAGCTCTACGAGACGTACTTGCAGGCCGACCAATGGAACATGGGCGTGGTGAACCGGCCCATTCAGGATTTTCTGCGGCCCGATTCGCTCCGGGATGCCCACGTAGATGCACCTCCTCTTCCAGACCGCAACGTGTTCTACGCCGACAGCTTTGCCCGGCAGGAAGAAAACAAAACCGTAGTGTATTTCGAGTTCTACGACTACCGGGTCCGCAGAGGCAACATTTCCCGGCTTAGCTATCCGTGGCAGGCCGGCGAAGTACCCGCGCCCGTGCTGAGCTTTCCCCATCATCTTTCTTACCCCTTCCTGCACGGGCCTTATTGCATGCCGGAGGCCTGGGTCACCAACAGCATCCGCCTCTACGATCTGCGGGCGCCGGTAACAGACCACACGGCTGGCCAACTGCTGCTAGAAGCTCCCGCCGTGGATTCCACGCTGCTCGAATACCAAGGCCGTCACTGGCTGTTCTATGCCCGTATGGACCGGGACCCTATGCTGAACCTCTTCATTGCCTACGCCGATACGCTAGAAGGCCCCTGGCATGAGCATCCGCAAAATCCCGTCAAAACCACTATTCGGAGCGCGCGGCCGGGTGGCCCGTTTTTCGAGCACGCCGGCAAGCTCTACCGCCCCGCCCAAGACTGCGCGCAGGATTACGGCTACGGCATCACCATCAACCAGGTGCTGACCCTCACGCCAACAGAATACGCCGAGCAGGAGGTGGCCGCTCTGACCTCGCCGCACCCCGGCTATCCGGATGGGCTGCATACCATTGCGGCTGTTGACGAGGCATCAACTCTCATTGATTTCAAGCGCCGCCGTTTTATTCCGTTTGCTACCCTGCTAGCGCTCTGGATAACCGTATCTGGGGTTATCCCATTCAAACGCAAGCGGCGTTAA
- a CDS encoding class I SAM-dependent methyltransferase, whose translation MTLRTTLPADFVVVRGETQKDVNYTVLTEAVNAFPKDAAIEVLDLPCGRLDFLNYVRELFPAATLTGADLMSPAVIHPTISFVKMDLTRDFTLPEHQKFDLITSISGVMMFSNTLSFIRNCTARLKPGGVFIITNDNSATIIDRLAYLVFGGYRLFRPIYDDTEELTENVPVQELCRLLRTNNIVIERIEYTSSYLKDLVYLPAALLIYPLQLLYLRRLKTRLPEPLKKQMYPFKQLFCKHYVITGRKAN comes from the coding sequence ATGACTTTAAGAACCACGCTTCCAGCCGACTTTGTTGTTGTGCGGGGTGAGACTCAGAAAGACGTCAATTATACCGTGCTGACGGAGGCAGTCAACGCCTTTCCCAAAGATGCCGCCATTGAAGTGCTCGATCTTCCTTGTGGCAGGCTGGATTTTCTGAATTATGTGCGCGAGTTGTTTCCGGCGGCCACGCTGACGGGCGCAGACCTAATGTCCCCGGCGGTTATCCATCCTACTATCTCGTTTGTGAAGATGGATCTGACCAGGGACTTCACGTTGCCTGAGCATCAGAAGTTTGATCTGATTACCTCCATTAGCGGGGTGATGATGTTCAGTAATACGTTGTCGTTCATCCGCAATTGCACGGCACGGCTGAAACCAGGTGGCGTGTTCATTATCACCAACGACAATTCTGCTACCATCATCGACCGATTGGCGTATCTGGTTTTTGGCGGCTACCGGCTGTTCAGACCGATTTACGACGATACGGAGGAGCTAACGGAGAACGTTCCGGTGCAAGAGCTATGCCGCCTGCTGCGCACCAACAACATTGTTATTGAGCGAATAGAGTACACGTCTTCCTACCTGAAAGACTTGGTTTATTTGCCGGCTGCTTTACTGATTTATCCCTTGCAGCTTTTGTACTTACGACGGCTGAAAACGAGGCTGCCCGAACCGCTAAAGAAGCAGATGTATCCGTTCAAACAGCTTTTCTGCAAGCACTACGTCATTACGGGCAGAAAGGCAAACTAG
- a CDS encoding WcaI family glycosyltransferase: MKKRILLIGYNFSPEPTGIGKYSGEMMEWLAKNNYACEVITAYPYYPQWKVQGDYYKSRYSFKTEEVTPRAGGRITVHRCPMYVPAVPSGLKRMLLDMSFSITASLKLMQLLVTKKFDVVITVAPSFQFGLLGAACKALSKAKFAYHIQDLQIEAARDLNMIRSKGVIDFLFKIEKFIFNQADYISSISDDMIKKIEAKAQKKVLLFPNWTDNSLFFPIDNKTGLKEEFGFSANDTVVLYSGAIGEKQGLEYILHAAKSFESRPAVKFVICGSGPYKEKLQSMAESLHLKNVVFLPLQPFEKFNKFLNMADIHLVIQKGNAGDLVMPSKLTTILAVGGLAVVTANPGSGLYSLLDKHKMGLLVEAESQQALNEGIRKAIDENSLHLTHNARIYAENYLSIEKVMKGFETAVINP; this comes from the coding sequence ATGAAGAAAAGAATATTGCTTATTGGGTATAACTTTTCTCCTGAACCAACCGGCATTGGCAAGTACAGCGGGGAGATGATGGAATGGCTTGCTAAAAACAATTACGCGTGTGAAGTAATTACGGCGTACCCTTATTATCCGCAGTGGAAAGTACAGGGCGATTATTATAAAAGCAGATATAGTTTCAAAACGGAAGAGGTTACGCCACGCGCTGGGGGCCGCATCACCGTACATCGGTGCCCAATGTATGTTCCGGCAGTTCCTTCGGGTTTAAAGCGCATGCTATTGGATATGTCGTTTTCTATAACGGCATCCCTGAAGCTTATGCAGCTGCTCGTAACCAAAAAGTTTGATGTTGTTATTACCGTTGCCCCTTCTTTCCAATTCGGCTTACTAGGAGCCGCTTGTAAAGCCCTATCGAAAGCGAAATTCGCTTATCATATACAGGACCTGCAAATAGAAGCGGCTAGGGACCTGAATATGATTCGCTCTAAGGGAGTAATTGATTTTCTCTTTAAAATAGAAAAATTCATCTTCAATCAAGCTGATTACATTAGTAGTATATCAGATGATATGATAAAGAAGATAGAAGCCAAGGCCCAGAAAAAAGTCTTGCTGTTTCCGAACTGGACAGACAATTCTTTATTCTTCCCGATAGATAATAAGACGGGGCTCAAAGAGGAGTTTGGTTTCAGCGCCAACGACACCGTTGTTTTGTATTCGGGAGCTATTGGGGAAAAACAGGGCCTCGAATATATTTTGCACGCTGCCAAAAGCTTTGAAAGTAGGCCGGCTGTCAAGTTTGTAATTTGTGGCTCGGGCCCCTACAAGGAAAAGCTGCAAAGCATGGCCGAGAGCCTGCACTTGAAGAACGTTGTATTTCTGCCCTTGCAGCCCTTCGAGAAATTCAACAAGTTTTTGAATATGGCAGATATTCACTTGGTCATTCAGAAAGGCAACGCGGGCGACTTGGTGATGCCCTCCAAACTGACCACGATACTGGCGGTAGGGGGGCTGGCTGTTGTGACGGCAAACCCAGGTTCTGGCCTGTACTCTTTGCTGGACAAGCACAAGATGGGGCTGCTGGTGGAAGCAGAGAGCCAGCAGGCCTTGAATGAGGGCATTCGGAAGGCTATTGATGAGAACAGCTTGCATCTCACCCACAATGCCCGCATCTACGCCGAGAACTACCTTTCGATTGAGAAAGTAATGAAGGGCTTCGAAACGGCGGTGATAAACCCGTAA
- a CDS encoding WcaF family extracellular polysaccharide biosynthesis acetyltransferase, with the protein MLQTDLSKFDTDGYVAGPKLKVLIWFFFNYLILDSYFPWPYKMKSALLRLFGARVGTGLVIKNKVRIKNPWRLTIGDNCWVGESVWIDNLEDVVIGSNVTLSQGAMLLTGNHDYKVSSFPYKLGKINLEDGVWIGAQSVVCPGIVCGSHSILTVHSVATKNLEAWGIYAGNPATYIRKREITK; encoded by the coding sequence ATGTTGCAAACAGATTTGTCTAAATTCGATACGGATGGCTACGTGGCAGGCCCGAAGCTCAAAGTATTGATTTGGTTTTTCTTTAACTACCTGATACTGGACAGCTATTTTCCGTGGCCTTACAAGATGAAAAGCGCCCTTCTGCGGCTTTTTGGCGCGCGAGTAGGCACCGGATTGGTTATCAAGAATAAAGTGAGAATCAAGAACCCGTGGCGCCTAACCATTGGGGATAATTGCTGGGTGGGCGAGTCGGTTTGGATTGACAACCTAGAGGACGTGGTGATAGGCAGCAACGTCACGCTCTCGCAGGGCGCTATGCTGCTCACGGGCAACCACGACTATAAAGTCAGCAGCTTTCCCTACAAACTAGGCAAAATCAACCTGGAGGATGGCGTTTGGATTGGCGCACAGTCGGTGGTGTGCCCTGGCATCGTCTGCGGCTCGCATTCCATCCTGACGGTACATTCAGTGGCAACCAAGAACCTAGAGGCGTGGGGCATTTATGCAGGCAACCCAGCAACCTATATTCGCAAGCGTGAAATCACGAAGTAA
- a CDS encoding VanZ family protein: protein MKHITNILFILYSSLLLYIVFFSRRRNGLIWSNKLVNLVPIRHTIRTFSQIEEIGIVNFLSNIFGNIIIFIPLAFFLVNIFGVYTKRQIIVIGFCISFSIEFIQFLLEIGVPDIDDLLLNVTGVVIGIYLYKILWSSFRNQTR, encoded by the coding sequence ATGAAGCACATTACTAATATCTTATTCATTCTTTACTCTAGCTTGCTCCTTTATATCGTTTTTTTCTCTCGCAGAAGAAATGGATTGATATGGAGCAACAAGCTGGTCAATTTAGTGCCGATACGGCATACCATTCGAACCTTTTCACAAATCGAGGAAATTGGCATTGTGAATTTCCTCAGCAACATATTCGGGAATATAATCATCTTTATTCCTTTAGCTTTTTTTCTGGTAAACATCTTTGGTGTATATACGAAAAGACAGATAATAGTTATCGGATTTTGTATTAGCTTCTCTATCGAGTTTATTCAGTTTCTTTTAGAAATAGGTGTTCCTGACATCGACGACTTGTTGTTGAATGTAACGGGTGTTGTCATCGGAATTTATTTGTATAAAATCCTTTGGAGTAGCTTTAGAAACCAAACCAGATAA
- a CDS encoding XrtY-associated glycosyltransferase XYAG1 — translation MKILFVIPVYKPAYIYGGLMAVVYLLAESLVRNGHDVTVYTTTANGKEELDVKVGEEVLVDGVKVFYFKRYTKGNSHLSPGFWNKIFLTVKDFDVVHLHSWWSPAIVAAAAVCRLRGVKPILSPHGMFCDYILTTNNKVKKQILQTVVGKSLLKNTFLHVSTPMEWKESQAILKNPWEGAIISNLVELDSVKPTGGKKPGQPFTIGFISRIDPKKGLDILIKALSKVSFDYRLQVAGTGEDEYVNSLKALAVECGNADKVKWVGWKNNVQKMQFYSEIDLFALTSHNENFAVVVIESLSIGTPVFLSRSVGLSGYVESKDLGWVTDIEDISEVTTNLERVYKEKHKQEVIKETAPAIIAHDFNKDYLTNQYTDYYKTLLAK, via the coding sequence ATGAAAATACTGTTCGTAATTCCTGTTTATAAGCCCGCCTATATATATGGTGGGCTTATGGCTGTTGTGTACCTATTAGCCGAATCGTTGGTCCGGAATGGGCACGATGTAACGGTGTATACCACCACGGCAAATGGAAAAGAAGAGCTAGACGTTAAAGTTGGAGAGGAAGTACTCGTTGATGGGGTTAAGGTCTTTTATTTCAAAAGGTACACGAAAGGCAACTCCCACTTGTCGCCGGGCTTTTGGAACAAAATATTCCTTACTGTAAAGGATTTCGATGTCGTGCATTTGCACTCTTGGTGGAGCCCAGCTATTGTGGCAGCAGCAGCAGTATGTCGGCTGCGGGGGGTGAAGCCCATCCTTTCGCCCCATGGCATGTTCTGCGACTATATCCTCACCACCAACAACAAGGTCAAAAAGCAGATACTGCAAACGGTGGTTGGGAAGTCCTTGCTCAAAAACACGTTCCTTCATGTATCCACCCCCATGGAGTGGAAGGAAAGCCAGGCCATCCTGAAGAACCCTTGGGAAGGGGCTATCATATCGAATCTGGTCGAACTAGACAGCGTAAAGCCCACGGGCGGGAAAAAGCCAGGTCAGCCTTTCACAATTGGCTTTATATCAAGAATAGACCCCAAGAAAGGACTAGACATATTAATTAAAGCGTTATCGAAAGTAAGCTTCGATTACAGGCTACAGGTTGCAGGCACTGGCGAAGACGAGTACGTTAACTCGCTGAAAGCCCTAGCAGTGGAGTGCGGAAACGCCGATAAAGTTAAATGGGTCGGGTGGAAAAACAACGTGCAGAAGATGCAATTCTATTCTGAAATAGATTTGTTTGCCCTGACCTCGCACAATGAAAACTTCGCGGTTGTAGTAATCGAGTCCTTGTCGATTGGCACACCTGTGTTCTTAAGCAGGAGCGTAGGGCTGTCGGGCTACGTGGAAAGCAAAGATTTGGGCTGGGTTACCGATATAGAAGATATCAGTGAGGTGACTACAAACCTGGAGCGTGTGTACAAAGAGAAACACAAACAAGAGGTAATCAAAGAAACGGCACCTGCCATTATTGCACATGATTTCAATAAAGATTACCTCACCAATCAATACACAGATTATTATAAAACATTGCTAGCAAAGTGA